One stretch of Chryseobacterium indologenes DNA includes these proteins:
- the dusB gene encoding tRNA dihydrouridine synthase DusB yields MIKIGNIELPEFPLLLAPMEDVSDPPFRRLCKMHGADLMYSEFISSEGLIRDAIKSRKKLDIFDYERPVGIQIFGGDEEAMAMSARIVETVNPDLVDINFGCPVKKVVCKGAGAGVLKDIDLMVRLTKAVVNSTHLPVTVKTRLGWDSTCINIDEVAERLQETGIKALTIHARTRAQMYKGEADWEHISRIKQNPNIEIPIFGNGDIDSPEKALEYKQKYACDGIMIGRAAIGYPWIFNEIKHFFKTGEHLPAPTISDRLLAVRQHAEWSAEWKGERLGLVEMRQHYSNYFRGIPHFKDFRKKFLEVFTLEEMNALIKETQQFYEEYQAQV; encoded by the coding sequence ATGATAAAAATAGGCAACATAGAACTGCCGGAATTTCCACTTTTACTGGCTCCAATGGAAGACGTTAGTGATCCTCCGTTCAGACGTTTATGTAAAATGCACGGTGCGGATTTAATGTATTCGGAATTTATTTCTTCCGAAGGGTTAATCCGTGATGCAATCAAGAGTCGTAAAAAACTGGATATTTTCGATTATGAAAGACCAGTCGGGATACAAATCTTCGGTGGTGATGAAGAAGCAATGGCCATGTCTGCGAGAATTGTTGAAACAGTAAATCCGGATCTGGTGGACATTAATTTTGGTTGTCCTGTAAAAAAAGTAGTTTGCAAAGGTGCCGGAGCTGGAGTTTTGAAAGATATTGACCTTATGGTTCGTCTTACAAAAGCCGTAGTAAATTCTACTCATCTTCCTGTAACGGTTAAAACCCGTCTGGGATGGGATAGTACATGCATCAATATCGATGAAGTGGCAGAACGTCTACAGGAGACAGGAATAAAGGCCCTTACAATACATGCCAGAACCCGTGCACAAATGTACAAAGGAGAAGCGGATTGGGAGCATATTTCAAGAATCAAACAAAACCCTAATATTGAAATTCCGATTTTTGGAAATGGTGATATTGATTCTCCGGAAAAAGCACTTGAATACAAACAAAAGTATGCCTGTGACGGAATTATGATCGGACGTGCAGCCATTGGATATCCTTGGATATTTAATGAAATCAAACATTTCTTTAAAACAGGTGAACACTTACCTGCTCCTACTATCTCAGACCGATTATTAGCGGTTCGTCAGCACGCTGAGTGGAGTGCAGAATGGAAAGGAGAAAGACTAGGATTGGTAGAAATGAGACAGCACTACAGCAACTATTTCAGAGGCATTCCTCACTTTAAGGATTTCAGAAAAAAATTCCTGGAAGTTTTCACTTTAGAAGAAATGAATGCACTTATTAAAGAGACCCAACAATTCTACGAAGAATATCAGGCTCAGGTATAA
- the deoC gene encoding deoxyribose-phosphate aldolase yields the protein MNIAQYLDSTYLKTPEQSGISHEETLKIDKKLTQEAIDNGIFAVMIRPDYVAEIKKYIQERNSDVAVGTVIGFHEGTYSVEEKLAEASKAIEDGADELDFVINYNAYLQGNTALVKDEFVKCTKLALEHHKIAKWIIEIAALTDEQIADLTKNISTWAEEHFSANDLSHIFVKSSTGFYQTTDGKPNGATFEGIKIMLGNAGKLPVKAAGGVRTPEDAEKMINMGVKRIGTSSALALIKNESSSGGY from the coding sequence ATGAACATAGCCCAATATTTGGATTCAACTTACTTGAAGACACCGGAACAATCAGGTATTTCACATGAAGAAACACTTAAGATTGATAAAAAACTTACTCAGGAAGCCATTGATAATGGTATTTTTGCTGTAATGATTCGTCCGGATTATGTAGCAGAGATTAAAAAATATATTCAGGAGAGAAATTCAGATGTTGCAGTGGGAACTGTAATTGGATTCCACGAAGGAACATATTCGGTAGAAGAAAAGCTTGCAGAAGCTTCAAAAGCTATTGAGGACGGAGCAGATGAATTGGACTTTGTCATTAATTACAATGCTTATCTTCAGGGAAATACAGCATTGGTAAAAGATGAATTTGTAAAATGTACGAAGCTGGCTTTGGAACACCATAAAATTGCAAAATGGATCATTGAAATTGCCGCTTTGACTGATGAACAGATTGCAGATCTCACCAAAAATATTTCAACCTGGGCAGAAGAGCATTTCTCAGCTAATGATTTATCTCATATTTTTGTTAAATCATCAACCGGTTTTTATCAAACTACAGATGGAAAGCCCAATGGAGCAACATTTGAAGGAATAAAAATTATGCTGGGCAACGCTGGGAAACTTCCTGTAAAAGCAGCCGGAGGAGTAAGAACTCCTGAAGATGCCGAAAAAATGATCAATATGGGAGTGAAGAGAATTGGAACTTCCTCAGCATTGGCATTAATTAAAAATGAATCTTCATCAGGCGGATATTAA
- a CDS encoding Lrp/AsnC ligand binding domain-containing protein, whose amino-acid sequence MKNSSNTSYHLDSIDKEIIYMLMDNAKTSLAHISKNVGISTTAVHQRIKKLEHAGVIENSISFLNPKKIGYKVISYIGVFLDQPSHYPEVVKSLHDINEVVEAHYTTGNYTIFLKVLCKDNDHLMQILSKLQKLKGVTRTETFISLEQGIYRQLKV is encoded by the coding sequence ATGAAAAATTCGAGCAACACAAGTTATCATTTGGACTCCATCGACAAGGAAATTATTTACATGTTGATGGATAATGCTAAAACTTCTTTAGCACACATTTCAAAGAATGTTGGGATCTCTACAACAGCAGTACATCAAAGAATTAAGAAACTGGAGCACGCAGGAGTGATTGAAAATTCAATTTCATTCCTTAATCCTAAAAAAATCGGGTACAAGGTAATCTCTTATATCGGAGTATTTTTGGATCAGCCAAGTCATTACCCTGAAGTGGTAAAATCTTTGCACGATATCAATGAAGTAGTAGAAGCACACTATACAACCGGAAATTATACAATATTTCTAAAAGTTCTTTGTAAAGATAACGACCATTTGATGCAAATTCTTAGCAAACTCCAAAAACTAAAAGGAGTAACAAGAACAGAAACTTTTATATCTTTGGAACAAGGTATTTACAGACAATTGAAAGTATAA